The following proteins are co-located in the Ailuropoda melanoleuca isolate Jingjing chromosome 13, ASM200744v2, whole genome shotgun sequence genome:
- the DBNDD2 gene encoding dysbindin domain-containing protein 2 — protein sequence MDPNPRAALERQQLRLRERQKFFEEILQPETEFVFPLSHLHLESQRPPIGSISSMEVNVDALEQVELIDLGDQDGADVFLPCEDPPPASQTSGLDDHPEEVSLPMPTPDRTASRTSSSSSDDSTNLHSPNPSDGGADTPLAQSDEEEDGADGGAEPGACS from the exons ATGGACCCAAATCCTCGGGCAGCCCTGGAGCGCCAGCAGCTCCGCCTTCGGGAGCGGCAGAAATTCTTTGAGGAAATTTTACAGCCAGAGACAGAGTTTGTCTTCCCCCTGTCCCACCTGCATCTCGAGTCGCAGAGAC CCCCCATAGGTAGTATCTCGTCCATGGAAGTGAATGTGGATGCCCTGGAGCAGGTGGAACTTATCGACCTTGGAGACCAGGATGGAGCAGATGTGTTCTTGCCTTGTGAGGACCCTCCACCAGCCTCCCAGACATCTG GGCTGGATGACCATCCAGAGGAGGTGAGCCTGCCAATGCCCACACCAGACAGGACTGCGTCGCGCACCTCCTCCTCGTCTTCTGACGACTCCACCAACCTGCACAGCCCAAATCCCAGTGACGGCGGAGCAGACACGCCCTTGGCACAGTCCGATGAGGAAGAGGATGGAGCTGATGGTGGGGCAGAGCCTGGAGCTTGCAGCTAG